From Microlunatus capsulatus, a single genomic window includes:
- a CDS encoding ABC transporter permease, translating into MTDVSVSGAGGPAQEAAAVQPGGAVRGRSLWASAWGELRRNPLFWVAAALILVFVVMAVVPQVFTSTDPTSADLNRAREKPSLGGGLFGYDSQGYDVYARTIHGARASILVGVLSTLATTLLGGAVGLVAGYRGGWLDALLQRVGEIFFALPLLLGGILFLFTFPNDLDTPLILQVLKIVAFIALLGWPNIARLMRSSVLQVKPNDYVQAARALGASNGRIIFRHILPNALAPVIIVSTINLGVYIAAEATLSFLGIGLQPPAISWGTAISDASAIGLIRVAPHMLLFPSIFLSLTVLAFIMLGDAVRDALDPKLR; encoded by the coding sequence ATGACTGACGTGAGCGTGAGCGGCGCCGGCGGACCGGCGCAGGAGGCCGCCGCCGTGCAGCCGGGCGGTGCCGTCCGCGGCCGCTCCCTGTGGGCGAGCGCGTGGGGCGAGCTGCGCCGGAACCCGCTGTTCTGGGTGGCCGCCGCGCTGATCCTCGTCTTCGTCGTCATGGCGGTCGTGCCGCAGGTCTTCACCTCGACCGACCCGACCAGCGCCGACCTCAACCGCGCCCGCGAGAAGCCCTCGCTGGGCGGCGGGCTGTTCGGCTACGACAGCCAGGGCTACGACGTGTACGCCCGGACCATCCACGGCGCCCGGGCCTCGATCCTCGTCGGCGTGCTGTCGACGCTGGCCACGACGCTGCTCGGCGGTGCCGTCGGCCTCGTCGCCGGCTACCGCGGCGGCTGGCTGGACGCGCTGTTGCAGCGCGTGGGCGAGATCTTCTTCGCCCTGCCCCTGCTGCTCGGCGGGATCCTCTTCCTCTTCACCTTCCCCAACGACCTCGACACCCCGCTGATCCTGCAGGTGCTGAAGATCGTCGCCTTCATCGCGCTGCTGGGCTGGCCGAACATCGCCCGGCTGATGCGCTCCAGCGTGCTGCAGGTGAAGCCGAACGACTACGTGCAGGCGGCCCGGGCGCTGGGGGCCAGCAACGGCCGGATCATCTTCCGGCACATCCTGCCCAACGCCCTCGCCCCGGTGATCATCGTGTCGACGATCAACCTCGGCGTGTACATCGCGGCCGAGGCGACCCTGTCGTTCCTCGGCATCGGGCTGCAGCCGCCGGCCATCTCCTGGGGCACCGCGATCTCCGACGCGTCGGCGATCGGCCTCATCCGGGTGGCGCCGCACATGCTGCTGTTCCCCAGCATCTTCCTGTCCCTGACCGTCCTCGCCTTCATCATGCTGGGCGACGCGGTCCGGGACGCCCTCGACCCCAAGCTCCGCTGA
- the mshB gene encoding N-acetyl-1-D-myo-inositol-2-amino-2-deoxy-alpha-D-glucopyranoside deacetylase codes for MTATATADRRLMLVHAHPDDETIGNGVTMARYAAEGAGVTLVTCTLGEEGEVLVPALEHLGAEHDDNLGPTRLEELEKAMAALGITDFVRLGGDYRFRDSGMAYDDQRRAVARDVLRDGIFWTADLLEATNELVPLIRDRRPHVLVTYDENGAYGHPDHVQAHRVAMYGYVLAGIPSYRPDLGEAWSVPRVLWNTMSRTRLREAVAKLRAAGDTESFADWGLEPDDAPTGPEDEGIAAEITSPEHVDAKLAAMRAHATQITEDGPFFAGTAVLGHAMWATEDYRFVAGTPFPAADGPADDLFAGLV; via the coding sequence GTGACTGCGACCGCGACGGCGGACCGGCGGCTGATGCTGGTCCACGCCCACCCCGACGACGAGACCATCGGCAACGGGGTCACCATGGCCCGCTACGCCGCCGAGGGGGCCGGCGTCACCCTGGTGACCTGCACCCTGGGCGAGGAGGGCGAGGTCCTCGTCCCCGCGCTGGAGCACCTGGGGGCCGAGCACGACGACAACCTCGGGCCGACGCGGCTCGAGGAGCTCGAGAAGGCCATGGCCGCGCTCGGGATCACCGACTTCGTGCGGCTCGGCGGCGACTACCGCTTCCGCGACTCCGGGATGGCCTACGACGACCAGCGCCGCGCCGTCGCCCGCGACGTGCTCCGCGACGGCATCTTCTGGACCGCCGACCTGCTCGAGGCGACGAACGAGCTGGTGCCGCTGATCCGCGACCGGCGCCCGCATGTGCTGGTCACCTACGACGAGAACGGCGCCTACGGCCACCCCGACCACGTCCAGGCGCACCGGGTCGCGATGTACGGCTACGTGCTCGCCGGCATCCCCTCCTACCGGCCCGACCTGGGCGAGGCCTGGTCCGTGCCGCGGGTGCTGTGGAACACGATGAGCCGCACCCGGCTGCGCGAGGCCGTCGCCAAGCTGCGGGCGGCCGGGGACACCGAGAGCTTCGCCGACTGGGGCCTGGAGCCCGACGACGCGCCCACCGGTCCCGAGGACGAGGGCATCGCGGCCGAGATCACCAGCCCGGAGCACGTCGACGCGAAGCTCGCGGCGATGCGCGCCCACGCCACCCAGATCACCGAGGACGGGCCCTTCTTCGCCGGGACCGCGGTGCTCGGCCACGCGATGTGGGCCACCGAGGACTACCGGTTCGTGGCCGGCACGCCGTTCCCCGCGGCCGACGGCCCCGCCGACGACCTGTTCGCCGGCCTGGTCTGA
- a CDS encoding ABC transporter permease gives MGKFIIRRLLQMIPVALGTTFLIFAMVFATGDPLSGRCGERPCSPAYAQAFTAEYHLDQPLVVQYGFYMGKLLQGDLGTNFFGNRVADELLQRYPTTITLALMAVAFELVVGVVAGVLTGIRRGGFLDNLVLVSTLVVISIPIFVIGALAQLVFGVQLGWFPITATQGTVGQLVLPALVLGSTSVAYVARLTRGNVAENLRSDYVRTARAKGLTQGRIVGVHTLRNSLIPVITFVGADLGALMGGAIVTERIFNINGVGGFIFRSIAQRDGTSVVGAVTVLVVIFLLANLLVDILYGVLDPRISND, from the coding sequence ATGGGCAAGTTCATCATCCGGCGTCTGCTGCAGATGATCCCCGTAGCGCTCGGGACGACGTTCCTCATCTTCGCGATGGTGTTCGCGACCGGCGACCCCCTCTCGGGGCGGTGCGGCGAGCGGCCGTGCTCCCCGGCCTACGCGCAGGCCTTCACCGCCGAGTACCACCTCGACCAGCCCCTGGTGGTGCAGTACGGCTTCTACATGGGCAAGCTCCTCCAGGGCGACCTCGGCACCAACTTCTTCGGCAACCGCGTCGCCGACGAGCTGCTCCAGCGCTACCCGACCACCATCACGCTGGCCCTGATGGCCGTGGCCTTCGAGCTCGTGGTGGGCGTGGTCGCCGGTGTGCTGACCGGCATCCGCCGCGGCGGCTTCCTCGACAACCTGGTGCTGGTCAGCACCCTGGTCGTCATCTCCATCCCGATCTTCGTCATCGGCGCCCTGGCCCAGCTGGTGTTCGGCGTCCAGCTCGGCTGGTTCCCGATCACCGCCACCCAGGGCACCGTCGGGCAGCTGGTGCTGCCCGCCCTGGTGCTCGGCTCGACGTCGGTGGCCTACGTGGCCCGGCTGACCCGCGGCAACGTCGCGGAGAACCTCCGCTCGGACTACGTCCGGACCGCCCGGGCCAAGGGCCTCACCCAGGGCCGGATCGTCGGCGTGCACACGCTGCGCAACTCCCTGATCCCGGTGATCACGTTCGTCGGCGCCGACCTCGGCGCCCTGATGGGCGGGGCGATCGTCACCGAGCGGATCTTCAACATCAACGGCGTCGGCGGGTTCATCTTCCGCAGCATCGCCCAGCGCGACGGCACCTCCGTCGTCGGGGCGGTGACCGTGCTGGTCGTGATCTTCCTGCTGGCCAACCTGCTCGTCGACATCCTGTACGGCGTCCTGGACCCGAGGATCAGCAATGACTGA
- a CDS encoding VanW family protein codes for MSSPTPDDTSPDPTTIRPATAGPGGAGADVPSAAETTLVRSPGGVPLEDGAGTGTTGGRGRGRRTGLLVLGGLAALVLVLYVVGYLVTGDKLPRDASVSGVAVGGLSTSAAAERLSAELGPRAAEPVALRAGDREAELDPAEAGLSLDVDASLDAAGGGRSLDPRAIWRVLTGGSPTAAVPAVDEAALTAAVAAVADDLDREPTNAGLAYDGTDVELTKAAEGLAVDREQAAEAVRDGYLGDAPVELPAATSAPLVTTAEAEQVREEYAEPAVSGPVRVDAGGAGSFRVTPAMIAAALTFAERDGALVPALDAAALRKAADDAVDEVELDEPRDATVKISGGKPVVVPAVDGTTVSAKALAAAVEPALTKSGDERTAEVELGGEKADFTTEDAEELGITEVTGEYTTYFPYAEYRNVNIGRAAELINGTVLKPGETFSLNRVVGERTAENGFTEGFIISGGKFKRELGGGVSQSATTTYNAMFFAGLKDVEHQPHTLYIDRYPPGREATVAWPNLDLRFTNDTKYGVLVQASTVKATGSSRGSITVKMWSTKTWDKVESTTPAKSNYTTGRDITDDSPSCEPQAPAQGFDVSYSRLFYRDGEVAKRQNFSWRYGPTDRISCG; via the coding sequence GTGAGCAGCCCCACGCCCGACGACACGAGCCCCGACCCGACGACGATCCGCCCGGCCACGGCCGGACCCGGGGGCGCCGGCGCGGACGTCCCGTCGGCGGCCGAGACCACCCTCGTCCGCAGCCCCGGCGGCGTCCCCCTCGAGGACGGCGCGGGCACCGGGACCACCGGAGGCCGGGGTCGCGGCCGGCGCACCGGGCTGCTCGTGCTCGGCGGCCTGGCCGCTCTCGTGCTGGTGCTCTACGTGGTCGGCTACCTCGTGACCGGGGACAAGCTGCCCCGCGACGCCTCCGTCTCCGGGGTCGCCGTCGGCGGCCTCAGCACCAGCGCCGCGGCCGAGCGGCTGAGCGCCGAGCTCGGACCCCGGGCCGCGGAGCCGGTCGCCCTGCGCGCCGGCGACCGGGAGGCCGAGCTCGACCCGGCGGAGGCCGGGCTGTCCCTCGACGTCGACGCGAGCCTGGACGCCGCCGGCGGGGGTCGCAGCCTCGACCCGCGGGCGATCTGGCGCGTGCTGACGGGCGGGTCCCCGACCGCCGCCGTCCCGGCCGTCGACGAGGCCGCCCTCACCGCGGCCGTCGCCGCCGTGGCCGACGACCTGGACCGCGAGCCGACGAACGCCGGGCTCGCCTACGACGGCACCGACGTCGAGCTGACGAAGGCCGCCGAGGGTCTGGCCGTCGACCGGGAGCAGGCCGCCGAGGCCGTCCGCGACGGCTACCTCGGGGACGCGCCCGTCGAGCTGCCGGCGGCGACGAGCGCCCCGCTGGTCACCACGGCGGAGGCGGAGCAGGTGCGCGAGGAGTACGCCGAGCCGGCGGTGTCGGGCCCGGTCCGCGTCGACGCGGGCGGGGCCGGGTCCTTCCGGGTCACCCCGGCGATGATCGCGGCGGCGCTGACCTTCGCCGAGCGCGACGGCGCCCTGGTCCCCGCCCTCGACGCGGCCGCGCTGCGCAAGGCGGCCGACGACGCCGTCGACGAGGTCGAGCTGGACGAGCCGCGCGACGCCACCGTCAAGATCTCCGGCGGCAAGCCGGTGGTCGTGCCGGCCGTCGACGGCACCACGGTCAGCGCGAAGGCCCTCGCCGCCGCCGTCGAGCCGGCCCTGACGAAGTCCGGCGACGAGCGGACCGCCGAGGTCGAGCTCGGCGGGGAGAAGGCCGACTTCACGACCGAGGACGCGGAGGAGCTGGGCATCACGGAGGTGACGGGGGAGTACACGACCTACTTCCCCTACGCCGAGTACCGCAACGTCAACATCGGCCGGGCCGCCGAGCTCATCAACGGCACGGTGCTGAAGCCCGGCGAGACGTTCTCCCTCAACCGCGTGGTCGGCGAGCGCACCGCCGAGAACGGCTTCACCGAGGGCTTCATCATCTCCGGCGGCAAGTTCAAGCGCGAGCTCGGCGGCGGGGTGTCCCAGAGCGCGACGACCACCTACAACGCGATGTTCTTCGCCGGGCTGAAGGACGTCGAGCACCAGCCGCACACCCTCTACATCGACCGCTACCCGCCGGGCCGCGAGGCGACGGTGGCGTGGCCGAACCTCGACCTGCGGTTCACCAACGACACGAAGTACGGGGTGCTGGTGCAGGCGAGCACGGTCAAGGCCACCGGCAGCAGCCGCGGCTCGATCACCGTGAAGATGTGGTCGACGAAGACCTGGGACAAGGTGGAGTCGACGACGCCGGCGAAGTCGAACTACACCACCGGCCGCGACATCACCGACGACTCGCCCTCCTGCGAGCCGCAGGCCCCGGCCCAGGGCTTCGACGTCAGCTACAGCCGGCTGTTCTACCGCGACGGCGAGGTCGCCAAGCGGCAGAACTTCTCCTGGCGCTACGGCCCCACCGACCGGATCAGCTGCGGCTGA
- the fdxA gene encoding ferredoxin, with the protein MTYVIAQPCVDLKDRACVEECPVDCIYEGKRMLYIHPDECVDCGACEPVCPVEAIFYEDDTPEEWKPYYNANVEFFDDLGSPGGAAKMGVVDKDHPLVAALPPQEHDE; encoded by the coding sequence GTGACGTACGTCATCGCCCAGCCCTGCGTGGACCTGAAGGACCGGGCCTGCGTCGAGGAGTGTCCTGTCGACTGCATCTACGAGGGCAAGCGGATGCTCTACATCCACCCGGACGAGTGCGTGGACTGCGGCGCGTGCGAGCCCGTCTGCCCGGTCGAGGCGATCTTCTACGAGGACGACACGCCCGAGGAGTGGAAGCCCTACTACAACGCCAACGTCGAGTTCTTCGACGACCTCGGCTCGCCGGGCGGCGCCGCCAAGATGGGCGTCGTCGACAAGGACCACCCGCTGGTCGCCGCGCTGCCGCCGCAGGAGCACGACGAGTGA
- a CDS encoding ABC transporter ATP-binding protein: MPDDVILQAEGLVKHYPIKAGVLRRTVGHVKAVDGVSFELRRGETLGVVGESGCGKSTLGRMLMRLEEPTAGQLTFDGVDMYAQQGAAMRKLRRDIQIVFQDPYTSLNPRKTVGDIIGEPFEIHRDVVPKGGRRRRVQELLDLVGLNPEHINRYPHQFSGGQRQRIGIARGVALNPKVLICDEPVSALDVSVQAQVVNLLERLQDELGLAYVFIAHDLSVVRHISDRVAVMYLGSIVEIGDEDQIYSRPTHPYTQALLSAVPVPDPTLRGSRQQIKLVGDVPSPANPPSGCRFHTRCFKAQDNCRTEVPVLEPRPDGVSAHASACHYAAPLSLVGSESRSA, translated from the coding sequence ATGCCGGATGACGTGATCCTGCAGGCCGAGGGCCTGGTCAAGCACTACCCGATCAAGGCCGGCGTGCTGCGCCGGACGGTCGGGCACGTCAAGGCCGTCGACGGCGTCAGCTTCGAGCTGCGCCGCGGCGAGACCCTGGGCGTGGTGGGGGAGTCGGGCTGCGGCAAGTCGACGCTCGGCCGGATGCTCATGCGGCTCGAGGAGCCGACGGCGGGGCAGCTGACGTTCGACGGCGTCGACATGTACGCCCAGCAGGGCGCGGCGATGCGCAAGCTCCGCCGCGACATCCAGATCGTCTTCCAGGACCCCTACACGTCGCTGAACCCGCGCAAGACGGTGGGTGACATCATCGGCGAGCCCTTCGAGATCCACCGCGACGTGGTGCCGAAGGGCGGCCGCCGGCGCCGCGTCCAGGAGCTGCTGGACCTCGTCGGGCTGAACCCGGAGCACATCAACCGCTACCCGCACCAGTTCTCCGGCGGCCAGCGGCAGCGGATCGGGATCGCGCGCGGCGTGGCCCTCAACCCCAAGGTGCTCATCTGCGACGAGCCGGTCTCGGCGCTCGACGTCTCGGTGCAGGCGCAGGTCGTCAACCTGCTGGAGCGGCTGCAGGACGAGCTGGGCCTGGCCTACGTCTTCATCGCCCACGACCTCTCGGTCGTGCGGCACATCTCCGACCGGGTCGCCGTCATGTACCTGGGCAGCATCGTGGAGATCGGGGACGAGGACCAGATCTACTCCCGGCCCACCCACCCCTACACCCAGGCGCTGCTGTCGGCGGTGCCCGTGCCCGACCCGACGCTGCGCGGGTCCCGGCAGCAGATCAAGCTCGTCGGCGACGTGCCCAGCCCGGCCAACCCGCCCTCGGGCTGCCGCTTCCACACCCGCTGCTTCAAGGCGCAGGACAACTGCCGCACCGAGGTGCCGGTGCTGGAGCCGCGTCCGGACGGGGTGTCCGCGCACGCCTCGGCGTGCCACTACGCCGCCCCGCTGTCCCTGGTCGGGTCGGAGTCGCGCTCGGCATAG
- the dapC gene encoding succinyldiaminopimelate transaminase yields the protein MSLAAGLPDFPWDTLAAAKARAAAHPGGLVDLSVGTPVDPTPELGRRALAASADSPGYPQTAGTPELRQAMADYLARRWGAAVPPAATLPVIGTKELVAWLPTLLGLGPDDLVVLPSTAYPTYLVGARIAGCRTLAVDDPAELGDERPALVWLNSPSNPTGEVLAPAVLAARVAWARERGALVASDECYGEFGWEAEPVSVLHPDVSGGDHRGLLALHSLSKRSNLAGYRAGFVAGDPAVVAELLAVRKHAGMIVPRPVQDAMAALLADDEHVVQQRARYAARRQVLRPALEAAGFRVEHSEAGLYLWATRDEDGRASVELLADHGVLAAPGDFYGEAAARHVRVALTATDERVAAAAARLLG from the coding sequence GTGAGCCTCGCGGCCGGGCTGCCCGACTTCCCCTGGGACACCCTGGCCGCGGCCAAGGCCCGTGCCGCCGCGCACCCGGGTGGTCTCGTCGACCTCTCGGTCGGCACCCCCGTCGACCCGACGCCGGAGCTGGGCCGCCGCGCCCTCGCGGCGTCCGCCGACAGCCCGGGCTACCCGCAGACGGCGGGCACGCCGGAGCTGCGGCAGGCGATGGCCGACTACCTCGCCCGGCGCTGGGGCGCCGCGGTGCCGCCGGCCGCCACCCTGCCCGTGATCGGCACCAAGGAGCTCGTCGCCTGGCTGCCCACCCTGCTGGGGCTCGGGCCCGACGACCTCGTCGTGCTGCCCTCGACGGCGTACCCGACCTACCTCGTCGGCGCCCGCATCGCGGGCTGCCGCACCCTCGCCGTCGACGACCCGGCCGAGCTCGGCGACGAGCGGCCCGCCCTGGTCTGGCTCAACTCCCCGTCCAACCCGACGGGGGAGGTGCTCGCGCCCGCGGTGCTCGCCGCCCGGGTGGCCTGGGCCCGCGAGCGCGGCGCGCTGGTCGCCTCCGACGAGTGCTACGGCGAGTTCGGCTGGGAGGCCGAGCCGGTCTCGGTGCTGCACCCCGACGTCAGCGGCGGCGACCACCGCGGCCTGCTGGCCCTGCACTCGCTGTCCAAGCGCTCCAACCTCGCCGGCTACCGGGCCGGCTTCGTCGCAGGGGACCCGGCCGTGGTCGCCGAGCTGCTGGCCGTCCGCAAGCACGCCGGGATGATCGTGCCGCGGCCCGTGCAGGACGCGATGGCCGCCCTGCTGGCCGACGACGAGCACGTCGTGCAGCAGCGCGCCCGCTACGCCGCCCGGCGCCAGGTGCTCCGGCCCGCGCTCGAGGCGGCCGGCTTCCGCGTGGAGCACTCCGAGGCCGGGCTCTACCTGTGGGCCACCCGCGACGAGGACGGCCGGGCGTCGGTCGAGCTGCTCGCCGACCACGGGGTCCTCGCGGCCCCCGGTGACTTCTACGGCGAGGCGGCCGCCCGGCACGTGCGGGTCGCCCTGACCGCGACCGACGAGCGCGTCGCCGCAGCCGCCGCGCGGCTGCTGGGCTGA
- a CDS encoding peptide ABC transporter substrate-binding protein translates to MAAASLTTLALLATACGGGGGDTTDPAASQPAGTAGGEISIQGCTPQKGLLPGLTSETCGGNVLDAISAKLVHYNTETAAPENDIADSIETTDNQNFTVKLKSGFKFSDGTDVKAKNFVDAWNYSANCANGQDANYFFTPFAGYAEINTEECKGVEESATLTGLKVVDDATFTIQTTEKVSNLPVRLGYTAFSPLPDSFFTGTGAKDQEKAPVGAGPFMVTENTATNIVLEKNPNYGGQYKPSVDKVNYRIYSDPTAAYNDLLGNQLDYVEQVPSDRLVGDAYKTELDNRFLDQPVGGNTWVTFSPADDQLQAKPELRKAISMAIDRDLIIKQIFNNSVQKADGWVPPTVDGYKAGQCGEACNFDATKAKEMFTAAGGYSGTLTMSYNADGANNKQWSEAVANSIKNTLGIEVVATPVVDFATYNNKLENDEIKGIFRNAWQQDYPSIENFLAPIYGSNADSNYARYKSDKFDSELAQAAAAPNVEEANTLYQQAEATLAADFPTAPLWNRSFQAGYSTNVTNVKMNAFGVVDLTAIQHV, encoded by the coding sequence ATGGCCGCCGCTTCGCTGACCACCCTCGCCCTGCTGGCGACGGCGTGCGGCGGCGGCGGTGGCGACACCACCGACCCGGCCGCGTCCCAGCCGGCCGGCACGGCCGGCGGTGAGATCTCGATCCAGGGCTGCACCCCGCAGAAGGGGCTGCTCCCCGGTCTGACGAGCGAGACCTGCGGCGGCAACGTCCTGGACGCCATCAGCGCCAAGCTGGTGCACTACAACACCGAGACCGCGGCGCCCGAGAACGACATCGCCGACAGCATCGAGACCACCGACAACCAGAACTTCACCGTGAAGCTGAAGTCGGGCTTCAAGTTCTCCGACGGCACCGACGTCAAGGCCAAGAACTTCGTCGACGCGTGGAACTACTCGGCCAACTGCGCCAACGGCCAGGACGCCAACTACTTCTTCACCCCCTTCGCCGGCTACGCCGAGATCAACACCGAGGAGTGCAAGGGCGTCGAGGAGTCCGCGACCCTGACCGGCCTCAAGGTCGTCGACGACGCCACCTTCACGATCCAGACCACCGAGAAGGTCTCGAACCTGCCGGTCCGCCTGGGCTACACCGCGTTCTCCCCGCTGCCGGACTCCTTCTTCACCGGTACCGGGGCCAAGGACCAGGAGAAGGCGCCCGTCGGCGCCGGCCCGTTCATGGTCACCGAGAACACCGCGACCAACATCGTGCTGGAGAAGAACCCGAACTACGGCGGCCAGTACAAGCCGAGCGTCGACAAGGTCAACTACCGGATCTACTCCGACCCGACCGCGGCCTACAACGACCTGCTGGGCAACCAGCTCGACTACGTCGAGCAGGTCCCCTCCGACCGGCTCGTGGGCGACGCCTACAAGACCGAGCTGGACAACCGCTTCCTCGACCAGCCCGTCGGCGGCAACACCTGGGTGACCTTCTCGCCCGCCGACGACCAGCTGCAGGCCAAGCCCGAGCTGCGCAAGGCCATCTCGATGGCCATCGACCGGGACCTGATCATCAAGCAGATCTTCAACAACTCGGTGCAGAAGGCCGACGGCTGGGTGCCCCCGACCGTCGACGGCTACAAGGCCGGCCAGTGCGGCGAGGCGTGCAACTTCGACGCCACCAAGGCCAAGGAGATGTTCACCGCGGCCGGCGGCTACTCCGGCACGCTGACGATGAGCTACAACGCCGACGGCGCCAACAACAAGCAGTGGAGCGAGGCCGTCGCCAACTCCATCAAGAACACCCTGGGCATCGAGGTCGTCGCCACCCCGGTCGTCGACTTCGCGACCTACAACAACAAGCTCGAGAACGACGAGATCAAGGGCATCTTCCGCAACGCGTGGCAGCAGGACTACCCCTCGATCGAGAACTTCCTCGCGCCGATCTACGGCAGCAACGCCGACTCGAACTACGCCCGCTACAAGAGCGACAAGTTCGACAGCGAGCTGGCGCAGGCCGCGGCCGCCCCGAACGTCGAGGAGGCCAACACCCTGTACCAGCAGGCGGAGGCCACCCTGGCCGCGGACTTCCCGACCGCGCCGCTGTGGAACCGGTCCTTCCAGGCCGGCTACTCCACCAACGTCACCAACGTGAAGATGAACGCCTTCGGGGTCGTCGACCTCACCGCGATCCAGCACGTGTGA
- a CDS encoding GNAT family N-acetyltransferase: MPADPLTPAAPGQRWVVRHRLPDGSATDVTGWVDRLAPGHVHLGTADGRVHVVDRSTVLLARRAPAAAGGPPPERTGSDELEHLAVPGWLALAEPLGEWTLRAGGGFTGRANSAHAVGDPGVPVAEAARAVVAHAAAHGIDPLASVVDGGEPEAALRALGWVDAYVPTDVLAVRLADLLGTTPPDPRARVSLDLEVGWWDAYAESRPTDADPGLVRLVLAGHPPRAFGSTGDPDRPTAIGRGHLSGAWLGCAALWTRPEHRRQGLATAVLGRLGHWAARHGARYAYLQVAAENADAHAAYARLGFRQHHSYRYLAPPG, from the coding sequence ATGCCCGCCGACCCGCTGACCCCCGCCGCCCCCGGCCAGCGCTGGGTGGTCCGGCACCGGCTGCCCGACGGCTCCGCGACCGACGTGACGGGCTGGGTCGACCGCCTCGCCCCGGGCCACGTGCACCTCGGGACCGCGGACGGCCGGGTGCACGTCGTCGACCGCTCGACCGTGCTGCTGGCCCGCCGCGCCCCCGCGGCCGCCGGCGGACCGCCGCCGGAGCGGACCGGCTCCGACGAGCTGGAGCACCTCGCCGTCCCCGGCTGGCTGGCCCTGGCCGAGCCCCTCGGGGAGTGGACGCTGCGCGCCGGCGGCGGCTTCACCGGCCGGGCGAACAGCGCGCACGCCGTCGGCGACCCCGGGGTGCCCGTCGCGGAGGCCGCACGGGCCGTGGTGGCGCACGCCGCCGCGCACGGGATCGACCCGCTCGCCTCGGTCGTCGACGGCGGCGAGCCCGAGGCCGCGCTGCGGGCGCTGGGCTGGGTCGACGCCTACGTGCCCACCGACGTGCTCGCCGTCCGGCTGGCCGACCTGCTGGGCACGACGCCGCCCGACCCCCGGGCCCGGGTCAGCCTCGACCTCGAGGTGGGCTGGTGGGACGCGTACGCCGAGAGCCGGCCGACCGACGCCGACCCGGGCCTGGTCCGGCTGGTGCTGGCCGGCCACCCGCCCCGCGCCTTCGGCTCGACGGGCGACCCCGACCGGCCCACCGCCATCGGCCGCGGCCACCTCAGCGGTGCGTGGCTGGGCTGCGCCGCGCTGTGGACCCGGCCCGAGCACCGCCGTCAGGGCCTGGCCACCGCGGTACTGGGCCGGCTGGGGCACTGGGCCGCGCGGCACGGCGCCCGCTACGCCTACCTGCAGGTCGCCGCGGAGAACGCCGACGCCCACGCCGCCTACGCCCGGCTGGGGTTCCGGCAGCACCACAGCTACCGCTACCTCGCCCCGCCGGGGTGA
- a CDS encoding ABC transporter ATP-binding protein: MLLDVDDLQVEFRTREGVAKAINGVSFALHEGETLAILGESGSGKSVTAQAVMGILDSPPGFVTGGQIRYCGEDLLTMSEEQRRQVRGPEISMVFQDALSSLNPVFTVGWQIAEMFRKHRGLNKSDAQEQAVRLMERVQIPGARQRVKAYPHQFSGGMRQRIMIAMAIALDPAVLIADEPTTALDVTVQAQIMDLLKELQEERRMGLILITHDLGVVADVADRIAVMYAGRIVEHADVFDLYGRPAHPYSKGLLESIPRLDQKGHELAAIGGLPPNLMRIPAGCSFNPRCRYAQDVCRVDPPPALRDLGHHRGSACHFAEDVLAGTAQQTRREIDGEVLADPVGTTPDQATPADDSRPEGRGSYAG; this comes from the coding sequence CTGCTGCTGGACGTCGACGACCTGCAGGTGGAGTTCCGCACCCGCGAGGGCGTCGCCAAGGCCATCAACGGCGTCTCGTTCGCCCTGCACGAGGGCGAGACGCTCGCGATCCTCGGCGAGTCCGGTTCCGGCAAGTCCGTCACCGCCCAGGCCGTCATGGGCATCCTCGACTCCCCGCCCGGCTTCGTCACCGGCGGCCAGATCCGCTACTGCGGCGAGGACCTGCTCACCATGTCCGAGGAGCAGCGCCGGCAGGTCCGCGGCCCCGAGATCTCGATGGTCTTCCAGGACGCGCTCAGCTCGCTCAACCCCGTCTTCACCGTGGGCTGGCAGATCGCGGAGATGTTCCGCAAGCACCGCGGGCTCAACAAGTCCGACGCCCAGGAGCAGGCCGTCCGGCTGATGGAGCGGGTGCAGATCCCGGGCGCCCGGCAGCGCGTCAAGGCCTACCCGCACCAGTTCTCCGGCGGCATGCGGCAGCGGATCATGATCGCGATGGCCATCGCGCTGGACCCGGCGGTGCTGATCGCCGACGAGCCGACGACGGCGCTGGACGTCACCGTGCAGGCCCAGATCATGGACCTGCTCAAGGAGCTGCAGGAGGAGCGCCGGATGGGGCTCATCCTCATCACCCACGACCTCGGCGTCGTCGCCGACGTGGCCGACCGGATCGCCGTCATGTACGCCGGCCGGATCGTCGAGCACGCCGACGTCTTCGACCTCTACGGCCGGCCCGCGCACCCCTACTCCAAGGGGCTGCTGGAGAGCATCCCGCGGCTGGACCAGAAGGGCCACGAGCTGGCCGCCATCGGCGGGCTGCCGCCGAACCTCATGCGGATCCCCGCGGGCTGCTCGTTCAACCCGCGCTGCCGCTACGCCCAGGACGTCTGCCGGGTCGACCCGCCGCCCGCGCTGCGCGACCTCGGCCACCACCGCGGCAGCGCCTGCCACTTCGCCGAGGACGTGCTGGCCGGGACCGCGCAGCAGACCCGGCGCGAGATCGACGGCGAGGTGCTGGCAGATCCCGTGGGCACGACGCCGGACCAGGCGACGCCCGCAGACGACTCACGACCCGAAGGACGTGGCAGCTATGCCGGATGA